ATATCATCAAGGTGTGTAAATGAATAGCGTTGATCATAGAATATCGTCTGCCATTGACGCACCATACCCAACACACTATTATTCAGCACAAGTACTTTGATTGGCAATTTGTATCTTGCTGCAGTAATCATCTCGTTAAGGTTCATACGAAAACTTCCATCACCCGCAATATTAACAACTGTTTTATCCATATTTCCCGCTTGTACACCTAATGCGGCTCCTGTACCATATCCCATGGTTCCAAGACCACCTGAAGTTATAAAATACCTCGGGTCTTTAAATCGATAGTATTGAGCTGCCCACATTTGATGCTGTCCAACTTCAGTAGTGATTATTGCATCGCCCCCTGTTACTTCATAGAGCTTTTCAACCGCGTATTGACCAGTTAATCCTTCTGGATAGACCAATGGATATTTTTTATGAATGGCATGTATTTCCTCCATCCAATCTTCATGTTTTTGCTGTTCAAGTTTGCTATTTAATGCTGTAAGAACTTCCTTGACATCTCCAATAATATCTTGATCCACATTAACATTTTTGTTGATTTCTGCCGGATCAATATCGATGTGTATAACTTTTGCATGGGGAGCAAACTTTGCCGTATCACCTGTGACACGATCACTAAAGCGTGCACCAACTGCAATAAGCAAGTCACATTTTTGTACACCGATATTGGATGCTTTGGTTCCATGCATTCCAATCATGCCTGTATAAAATGGATGCTGTCCAGGGAATCCACCCATCCCCATCAAACTACAGGTAACGGGTGCGTGAATTTTTTCAGCAAATTCGACCATTTCATTTTTAGCATCTGAAATAACCACGCCACCACCAGCAAAAATATAAGGTTTTTCTGCTTCATTAATCAAACGAATCGCCTCATCCAGGTCAGAACTTTTTAAGGGTTCTGAAGATTTTACGATTGGTATAGGCTGTTGTGGAGTGTAGTTCGCTTTATTTATCGACACATCTTTGGGTATATCAATAAGTACCGGTCCCGGGCGCCCTGATTGTGCGATATAAAATGCCTCGCGCACAATATCTGCCAAGTCCTTCACATCTTTGACAATATAATTATGCTTTGTTACTGGCGCTGTAATTCCAGCAATATCTACCTCTTGAAAGCTATCTCTGCCTAAAAGGCCTACAGGGACATTCCCTGTAATCGCCACCATTGGAATTGAATCCATATGCGCTGTTGCAATCCCCGTCACAAGATTGGTCGCTCCCGGTCCTGATGTTGCGATACAAACACCTACCTTGCCAGTAGAGCGCGCATACCCATCAGCCGCATGAGAAGCTCCTTGCTCATGGGATGTTAAAATATGTTGAAAATGGTCGAGCTGACGATATATTTCATCATATATATAAAGAACCGCACCTCCGGGAAACCCGAAAATAGTATCGACGCCCTGTTCTTTTAAACATTCTAATAGTATCTGAGACCCTGTTAATTCCATAAGCGTTCCTCCTTTATTTAAGTACAGCTCCTGTGCTAGCTGACGTTACAAGCTTAGCATATCTTGCAACATAACCCGTTTTAATTTTTGGTTCCAAAGGAACAAAAGTTTTACGGCGCTCTGATAATTCTTCATCGCTTACTTCAAGTTCAATCGAGTTATTCAAAATATCAATGCTTATCATATCACCTTCAACAACTAGACCAATATTTCCCCCTTCTGCTGCTTCAGGAGATACATGACCTATAGCCGCTCCACGTGTTGCACCACTAAAGCGTCCATCGGTAATAAGTGCTACTTTTTTATCCAGATGCATTCCTGCAAGTGCTGACGTCGGAGATAACATTTCACGCATACCCGGTCCGCCTTTTGGCCCTTCATAACGAATGACCACAACATCGCCTGCAACAATTTTTTTCGAATAAATTGCATTAATGGCTTCTTCTTCTGAATCAAAAACACGTGCAGGTCCTTTATGTTGAAGCATTTGTTCCGCTACTGCCGACTTTTTAACAACACATCCATCAGGTGCAATGTTTCCTCTTAAGACAGCAATACCGCCAGATTGGCTATATGGATTATCTATTGGACGAATCACATTAGTATCTTTATTGATTGCTTTACTGATATTTTTTTCAATCGTTTGTCCATTAACTGTCATCAACGATGTATCCACTAGTTCTTTTTTAGCTAATTCTTTTATAACTGCTTGAATTCCACCAGCCGCATATAAATCTTGTATATGATACGGACCTGCCGGAGCTAATTTACATAGATTCGGTGTAACTTGACTGATCTCATTTGCCATGGCAAGGTCAAGCTTAACCCCTGCCTCATAGGCAATTGCTGGTAAATGCAGCATGGTATTGGTTGAACATCCCAGCGCCATATCCACTGTCAACGCATTGCGAAAAGCTTCTGATGTCATGATGTCCCTAGGACGAATATTTTTTTCAAACATTTCCATGACTTTCATTCCGGCTGTTTTAGCCAAGCGAACACGTTCTGCATAAACTGCCGGAATGGTTCCATTGCCCGGTAATCCCATACCGATAACTTCTGTTAAGCAGTTCATGGAATTTGCCGTAAACATTCCTGAACACGAACCACATGTTGGACAGGCATTATTTTCACACTCGAGTACCTCTTCTTCATCTATGAGTCCTGCTTTATAAGAACCTACCGCTTCAAAAACCGAATTAAGGTCTAGATGCTTACCATCCTTTTCAAGCGACAACATCGCCCCACCACTTACGATGACCGTAGGAATATTAACTCTAGCCGCTGCCATAAGCATACCAGGTACCACTTTGTCACAATTTGGCACCATAACTAGGGCATCAAACCCATGGGCTAATGCCATGGTTTCAATGGAATCTGCGATGAGTTCTCTTGAAACTAAAGAATAGTGCATTCCTTTATGTCCCATTGCAATGCCATCACATACGGCAATTGCAGGAAACTGTGCTGGCGTCCCTCCTGCCATAGTAACACCGGTTTTAACCGCATTAACAATCGTCTCTAAATGAATATGTCCTGGGACAATGTCATTTTGAGAATTGACAATACCAATTAATGGTCTTTTTAATTCTTCATCTGTGTATCCCATCGCTTTGAGTAATGAACGATGAGGTGCTCTTTCAATACCTGATTTTATGTGATCACTATTCATCTAAAAACCTCCATTTAGATTTCTGCGCAAATTAAGCGGCCCATTTCTTTCGTTCCAACAAGCTTGCCACCTTCACTCATTATATCGCCTGTACGATATCCTGCTGCAAGTACCCGTTCAACAGCCTTTTCAATTGCAAGCGCTTCTGCTTCCAAATCAAAGGAATAGCGTAACATCATCGCCATTGATAAAACGGTTGCAATTGGGTTCGCTTTGTCTTGTCCTGCAATATCCGGTGCAGAGCCATGAATTGGTTCATACATACCTATCTTTGTTTCTCCAAGAGAAGCCGAAGGCAACATTCCAATAGAGCCTGTAATCATACTTGCTTCATCCGATAAAATATCTCCAAACATATTCCCCGTAACAATGGTATCAAACTGTTTAGGGTTAATGACCAGTTGCATTGCAGCATTATCTACATATAGATGATTTAATTCGACTTCTGGATAATCTTTGGCTACTTCGAGAACAACTTTTCTCCATAGTCTTGAATTTTCTAATACATTGGCCTTATCTACACTGGTTAATTTTTTTCCACGTTTCATAGCAATGTCAAAGGCATTGCGTGCAATACGTTCAACTTCTTTTTCTGAATACATCATCGTATCATAAGAGAAGGCACCATTTTCACCTGTTCCTTGACCACGTTCTCCAAAATATATTCCACCGGTTAACTCACGCACAACCATGATATCAAGTCCTTCACCGATGATTTCATCTTTTATTGGGCATGCTGCTTGTAATTCTTTATACATAACTGCAGGACGCAAATTTGCATAAAGGCCAAGTGCACTTCGAAGTCCTAACAACGCTTTTTCAGGACGAAGATCTCCTGGCAGATGGTCCCACTGTGGACCTCCAACAGCTCCCAGTATCACAGAATCCGATTTTTTACATACATCAATGGTTTCTTGTGGAAGCGGATGCCCTGTTGCATCAATTGCTGCGCCTCCTGCAAGAACTTCATCATATGAAAAGGTATGTCCATATTTTTCACCAACAACACCTAATACTTTGATTGCTTGATCAACGATATCTGGTCCGATACCATCACCTTTAATAACTGCACATTTAAAATCCATTTGTCTACCTCTTTTTCTCTTGATTTATATATTTATATGTATTTTTTTGCACGTTCTTCCAAGTCACGTAATAATTTGATTTCTATTGAATCAATCAGGGCAATTAAACTGGCATCGATAACGTCCGTCGATACCCCTACCGTTGACCACATGGTTTGTCCATCTGAAGATGTTATCAAAACTCTAACTTTGGCCGCCGTTGCATCCTTTGAGTCTAGGACCCTTACCTTATAGTCTGTTAACTGAACTTTTTTCAAATTCGGATAAAATGACTCCAATGCAATTCTTAAAGCCTTATCTAAGGCATTAACCGGTCCATCACCTTCTGCAGCACTAATTTTCATCTCACCTTCTACCGCCACTTTTACAATAGCATATGCACTAAAGTTTTCATCAGCCGAAGGTTTTTCTCCCATAATCTTAAAATACTTCAATTCAAAAAACGGCTTGTATTTTCCAAGTTCCTTACGAATAATCAGTTCGAAAGTACTCTCTGCCCCTTCAAATTGATAGCCTTCATGCTCCAGTTCCTTTAATCTTTGCATTAAATCCGAAGTTTCCGGTGAATCTTTTGCGATATCCGGAACAATCTTTTGCACTTTTTTTAGCAATAGACTACGTCCAGCGACTTCGCTCATCAAAAATCGACGCGTATTTCCAATCACTTCAGGCGATAGGTGTTCAAAACTATTCGCATTTTTATTAATGCCGTCAATATGCATACCGCCTTTATGTGTAAAGGCATTTTTCCCAACAAAGCCCATACTCGGATTAAGGATAATGTTCGCTGTCTCAGCAATATAACGCGCAACAGACGTCAGATTTTCTATATTTTCTTCTGGTACACATGTATACCCTTGTTTTACCTGCAAATTTCCAATGACTGTTGATAGATTTGCATTCCCACATCGTTCACCAAAGCCGATGAAAGTCCCTTGAACTTGCGTCGCACCTGCTTCGACAGCCATGATTGAATTGGCAACTGCCGTTCCACAGTCATCATGACAGTGAATGCCTACATTCACATCGATTTTTGATACAACGTCTCGTGTAATCTTTTGAATGTCTAAGGGTGATGTACCTCCATTCGTATCACATAAAACAATACTTTCAACTCCCGATTTAGCCGCTGTAACGAGTGTTAATAGCGCATATTCTTTGTTGCTTTTATATCCATCAAAAAAATGTTCTGCATCAAACACAACTTTTTTTCCCTGTTCATTCATGTAGATAATCGTATCTTCAATCATTTTTAGGTTTTCGTCCAAAGTTGTATTAATAATATCGGACACATGAAAATCCCAAGCCTTACCAAATATAGCTACATATTCAGTTTCTGCTTCTAATAAGGATTGAATATTTCTATCCTCTTCCACCTTAATATTTTTCCTTCGGGTACTTCCAAAAGCAACAAGCTTGGCTTGTTTTAACTGGATATTTTTCATTTCAGCAAAAAATTCTAAATCCTTGGGATTTGACCCAGGGTTACCCGCTTCAATAAACGGAACACCAAATTCATCAAGGGCCTTGACAATACCTATTTTATCTAATACGGAAAAAGATATTCCTTCACCTTGTGCTCCATCACGCAATGTTGAATCATATATCTCTATATATTTTCCCACTCTGATCAACTCCTTATTTTTTTACAAAAGGATACCACATTGTATTATGGTATCCTTTTTAAAAAGAATGATTGTTTACTTCATCCAACTCATCATTTTACGTAATTCGGCACCAACTTGTTCAACTTGCATTTCTGATTCCATACGTCGTCTTGCCTTTAACGAAGGCTTACCTGCTTTATTTTCAAGAATCCAGCGATTTGCAAAGGTTCCATCTTGAATTTCTGAAAGTACTTTTTTCATTTCTTTTTTAGTATCTTCTGTAATAATACGTTTTCCAATAGAATAATCTCCAAATTCTGCTGTATCTGAAATTGAATAACGCATAAAGCTTAAGCCACCTTGAACAACAAGATCAATAATTAGCTTCATCTCATGAACACACTCAAAGTAAGCACTTTCTGGTTGGTATCCTGCTTCAACCAACGTCTCAAATCCGGCTTTCATTAATTCAGAAACTCCACCACATAGTACAGCTTGCTCTCCAAAAAGGTCTGTCTCTGTTTCTTCCTTAAATGTTGTCTCCAATATACCCGCTCGGGCTCCACCGATTCCAGCCGCATAAGCTAAAGCTTTAGCTTGGGCATTACCTGATGCATCTTGATGTACTGCGATTAAGCAAGGAACACCTTTTCCTTCTTCATATTGATATCTTACTGTATGTCCAGGTCCTTTGGGAGCTACCATAAACACATCAACATCAGTTGGAGGTACAATTTGATTAAAATGAATATTAAATCCATGTGCAAACACCAAAGAGTTACCTGCTTCAAGGTTTGGAGCAATGCTTTCTTTGTAAACTTCGGCTTGTGTTTCGTCTGGTAATAAAACCATGACAATATCTGCTTGCTTTGCTGCGTCAGCAGCTACGGCAACACTTAATCCATCTTTTTGTGCAATCGCCCATGATTTACTTCCTTCATATAATCCAACGACAACATTAACACCTGAATCCTTTAAGTTTCTTGCATGTGCATGTCCTTGAGAGCCGTAACCAATAATTGCTACTGTCTTTCCGCTTAATAAGTCTAAATTACAATCACTTTCATAAAACATTTTTGCCATTCTTTTATCCTCCGTTAATCTTTTTTTTGCTTATAATTCTTCTTTTATATCTGCATTGCCTTTTTGTAATGCGATAATTCCGGTACGAGTCATTTCTTTAATATTAAAAGGCTCGACCATCTTTAAGAACGTATCAATTTCATCTTTTTCACCTGTAATCTCTACCGTCAATGCTTCTGTTGCCACATCAACAATTGTAGCATCAAACAAATCAATAATGCCTACCACTTCAATACGTGTATCACTGGATGCTTCAATCTTAACCAAAGCTAATTCACTACATACCGCAAGATTTTGTGGAAGTTCTTTTATGTATAAAACATCATGGAGTTTATCCAACTGCTTTATAATCTGATCAATAATTTGATCGTCTCCCCTTGCTACAATGGTCATCCTTGACATTTCAGGATGTTCGGTTTCTCCAACAGATAGGCTGTCAATATTATAACCTCTTCGACTAAATAAACCAACGACACGACTTAACACACCAGAATGATTGCTCACTAATACCGATAATACATGTCTATGCATAGTTTCCTCCTTCTACGGTCTCCCGTTATATAATATCTCCATTACATTATACACGATAATGCCACCATTTGTATTAATATTTCGCCAATTGCAGTGCCGTTTTAGCAACAGATTATTCACGACACAAGCTAGGATACACTTACTTTTGTTAAAACAAACGCCCCTACAGAAAACTACTGTAGGGGCGAAATAACCGCGTTACCACCCTATTTGTCATTAAAAAATGACCACTCTTTCAGATTCAAACAAATCCTAGTCTTTAACGGGACATACCGTATTTGCCTAATAACCTTCAGCAAATCTGCTCAAGAGTGATTCTCAACTATCATAATATCATCTTACACCATCCGATGACTCTCTTAAATTAGCGGATATATGATTATCTCTTTCAACGCATTTCATATAAAAAATTGTTAGATACATTGTAGCAATGTTGTTATGGCTTGTCAACCTTTAAAAGACAATATTTCAGCATATTTCACCGAACAAATATAATTATTATATATGTAACGCATAACTTAAAGTTATGCCAAGGTTTTTATTCATTTATTTCGCTTTTGACTTTAATCAGCCCATGGCTATCGACATATACGTCAATGATTTGTTCAACCTCTTCAAACGTCTGTTTAATGGCACCTGCATCATACAAAAATACTTCTTGTCCTTTATAGGCTTCAATCTCTTGTTCTATCTGATTTAAAGATATTTCTTTGGTTAATGCTTTATCCGTATAAATTTTATCTTCATAGACAAAAAATTCGAGATTAAGCGCTTCTTCTGCCTCTTGTTCTATCGCTTCAGATTCTTCATCTTGTGCTTGTTCTTGAGAATCCTGGGATTCGATCTGTCCACTTGAGTCTTGATTGCCTACATTGCCTTCGCCCCAATCTGTGGAGTTCCAACCAAATCCCAGCAAACTTAAGATGGCAACCACCATCGCAATACTTGCCCCTTTTAGCCCTAACTTTTTCTTTTTGTTTTCGTCTTTATTTTTCATGTCATTCTCCTTTTTAATAATGTATATATTGCATCTTATGTACTTGAACCGATTGCTCATTTTGCTCTATTTCACGAAATACATTCCAAACCAGATTAAAAGCATAATTATAGGTTCCACCTTTATCTTCCAGCGAAAGCAGCACATATTTAGATTGTTCTTGGTTGTCTGCAATCATTGTTTCAATAAATGTATATATGTCTTGACGCGCTTGTTCTAACGCCGATGGATTATTACGAATGCTCAATGGTAAAAAAATATGTGTTGACTCATCATTCATTATAATTTCATGATTTTTTTCTTTATCTATCCAAACATCAATCACAAGAAATTGTTGTGCCACAAAGTCAAGTTGCTCTAAGCGTTTAGCCGGATCATCACTTTCAATAATCTGGGCAATCTGTGCATTGATCATCTCTTGCTTATTGATAAGGTAATCTAACTGCCTTTGTTCTTGATACAAACTATCTTCTAGTACCTGGATTTCATTTTGAGCTTCTTGTTTTTCCATGCTCATCGTAACTAAAAGACCAAATAATAAGATTAAAACCACATCGAGCAGCGATGTCAAATCAACAATTTTTTCTCTATTTGTCAGTTTGGTCATCTACATACCCCTCTCCATACGCCATGTCAATACGCTCATATAGCAGTTGTAAGTTTTCTTGGTTTTGATAAAACACAGGTGCCAACATACCATCAATGGCTTTAAAGATAATAGCAAAGACCAATCCCCAAAATGTCGATGTTAAAGCAAGGGTAAAATTACTCATAACCACTGTACTTTCCAGCCCAATCATTCGAAGCAGCCCAATAATAGTCCCTAAAATTCCTAAAAGTGGAAAAACACTATTAATTGTCCCAAACAAATGAAAATACATCACTTCTTTTTCCCTTAACTCTTGCAATTCATGAATATTAACCCGAGTATTTTTTGCGGATTGGATACCAGCAATCAAAAGTTGGATGGGTAGATAGACCGTACCTTGGCATTTTTTTCGCAAAGCATTAGAATATTTTCTAAGTCTAGGAATAATAAACACTCCATTAAATACCGCTAACAAAATTATGATCATATCATATCCAAATATATTACGTAGAATATTATTAAACATTGTGTGCTCCTTAACCTGACGTCGATTTGAGTTTGACATTTTTTAACTGTAGCCGCCCACTTGGCTCCAGTTCCAGCGTTGCTATCTTTTCTTCTTTCGTTTGAGGTTGTATAAACTCAAACGATTCAATTTTTTGTTCTTTTAATAAATGTTCTACCATAGCTTCCGTCAACACCCCATAAGGTTCTAAGGCATTTTTCCATAATGTGAATTTGCACCCATCAAGAAAACGACTACAATAATAGGCTTTGGAATTCACTGTTATTTTTCCTTCACCACATACCGGACAAGTTCCATAAACCTTTCCTTTAATTTTGTAATTGCTTTTACGTTTTTGGTCATCTTCAAAGGTCACTAAATGCTTTGATTTTTCAGCACTTTTCACCAAATACGCAACAAAACGGTTAATGCTCGCCATAAACGGTTCTACCGGCAGCTTATCTTGGCTGATTTTTGTCAAACCTCTTTCCCACTTTCCTGTCATTTCAGGACTTTTTAATTCATCCGGAATTATTTGAATTAATTTGATGCCTTTTTCCGTTGGGTATAAGGATTTTCCTTTACGGTAAATGTATTTTACACTAATAAGACGCTCAATAATCCCCGCACGTGTTGCAGGGGTACCAAAACCCGCTTCTTTGAGCTGCTCCTTTAAGTCTTCTTCTTCAACAAAGCGTCCTGCATTTTCCATTGCACTTAATAGTGTTGCTTCTGTATATGGCTTTGGAGGCGATGTCTGTTTTGACTGTACTTGTGTCTCATCAACATGCACAACGTCTTTCTTCTTTAGGTTTGGAAGCGTCTCTTCATCTTGGTCCGACATTTTTTGATAAAGTTTTTTCCACCCCAAATCACTAATAATTTTACCTTTGGATACAAAGGTTTCATCACAAACATTCACCATGATTTTTGTCGTCTTAAATTTGTAGTCTCCATAAAAAACTGCAATAAACCGTTTAACAATTAACTGATAAATATTTTTTTCTTGAGGTGACAAAGATATATTTTCCGGATTTTTATTCGTTGGAATAATGGCATGGTGATCGGTTATCTTACTGTTATTAATAATACGCTTTGTGAATTTCAATTGCAGTTTTGCGCCATTCATCAACGGTGCTATGGCTTTAGAGTAGGGCATCACATTAATTGTATACATCGTTTTGATAACCGTATCTTTCATATCATCACTTAAGAATCGACTGTCCGTACGTGGGTAAGTGATGAGTTTGCGTTTTTCATAAAGATTTTGTGCATATTCAAGCACTTGTGTTGCTGTATATCCATATTGTCGATTCCCATCACGCTGTAATTCTGTTAAATCATATAAAAAAGGTGGTTTTTGATTATTATTCTTCTTTTCTATTTCAATAACGTACCCATCTTGCCCTTTAACTTTTTCTGCAATTTCTTGAGCTTCTTTTAGGGAATCAATTTTAGTATCGGAGATTTGATCTTTATACCAGATGCCTTTAAACTCTCCATAATCTACAACCACTTCATAATAATCTCGCGGTTTAAAGTTCTCAATTTCATGATATCGATTAACGACAAGCGCCAGCGTCGGTGTCTGTACTCGTCCAATGCTAAGCAACGTATTATTGAGCGTTGTGTAAGCGCGTGTTGCATTAATCCCAACAAGCCAATCAGATTCTGATCGACATTTTGCCGATAAATACAAACGGTTATATTCTTTTCCGTCCTTTAAATGTTCAAAGCCTTCTTTTATAGCTTCATCTGTCATAGAACTAATCCATAATCTCGAAAACGGCTTTGTGGATTGAACATAATCATATATGTATCGAAAAATCAGTTCGCCTTCTCTTCCACTATCTGTCGCACAAATTAAGCTATCGACATCTTTTCGGTCACATAATTTTTGAATAATCGATAGTTGCTTCTTGGTTTGTGGATATGGTTTGATTTTGATAGATTCCGGGATAATGGGAAGCGACTGGTAAGACCAGCGCTTTAGACTCGCATCATAATCTTGAGGCTCATAGAGCGTCACTAAATGCCCCACGGCCCAAGTAATTACGTAGTCTTCTCCCTCCATATATCCATCTTTTCGCATTCGAATATTTAAAACTTTTGCAATATCTCTTGCTACCGAAGGCTTTTCTGTAATAATGAGTTTCTTCACTTTTTGGCTCCTAACATGTTGATTTGTTTACCTATTTCACTAAATACCGTTGGAATGACCCCTAGTCCCATAGCAATTAATAATTGTTCAAACGAAAGCGCTACAGTTGAGAAAATTGTTGAAACCCCTGGAAGATAGATAACGCCAAGTAACATAATCACTGCACCGGTAACTGATAGGTTTAGATAGCGATTTGAAAATACACGCATCGTCCATAACGGTTTATGCTCGCTTCGCGCAGAATATGCTCTAAGCATTTCACCGATTATAAGTGTTACAAAACAAAAAGTTCGTGCTAATGCTTCAGCGCTTGCTGCATCTGCAATAGAGTTTAGACCTATCCTAAAAGAAATAAGCGTTGCAGTCATTAAACCTATACTTTGAATAGCAATAGATACTTGCATCGTTCTGTTAACAATCGGCTCGTCTTTATCTCGAGGTTTTTGGTCCATGATCCCTTCTCCGCCTTCTTCAAGACCCAAGGCAA
This sequence is a window from Vallitaleaceae bacterium 9-2. Protein-coding genes within it:
- the cimA gene encoding citramalate synthase, giving the protein MGKYIEIYDSTLRDGAQGEGISFSVLDKIGIVKALDEFGVPFIEAGNPGSNPKDLEFFAEMKNIQLKQAKLVAFGSTRRKNIKVEEDRNIQSLLEAETEYVAIFGKAWDFHVSDIINTTLDENLKMIEDTIIYMNEQGKKVVFDAEHFFDGYKSNKEYALLTLVTAAKSGVESIVLCDTNGGTSPLDIQKITRDVVSKIDVNVGIHCHDDCGTAVANSIMAVEAGATQVQGTFIGFGERCGNANLSTVIGNLQVKQGYTCVPEENIENLTSVARYIAETANIILNPSMGFVGKNAFTHKGGMHIDGINKNANSFEHLSPEVIGNTRRFLMSEVAGRSLLLKKVQKIVPDIAKDSPETSDLMQRLKELEHEGYQFEGAESTFELIIRKELGKYKPFFELKYFKIMGEKPSADENFSAYAIVKVAVEGEMKISAAEGDGPVNALDKALRIALESFYPNLKKVQLTDYKVRVLDSKDATAAKVRVLITSSDGQTMWSTVGVSTDVIDASLIALIDSIEIKLLRDLEERAKKYI
- the ilvB gene encoding biosynthetic-type acetolactate synthase large subunit, with the protein product MELTGSQILLECLKEQGVDTIFGFPGGAVLYIYDEIYRQLDHFQHILTSHEQGASHAADGYARSTGKVGVCIATSGPGATNLVTGIATAHMDSIPMVAITGNVPVGLLGRDSFQEVDIAGITAPVTKHNYIVKDVKDLADIVREAFYIAQSGRPGPVLIDIPKDVSINKANYTPQQPIPIVKSSEPLKSSDLDEAIRLINEAEKPYIFAGGGVVISDAKNEMVEFAEKIHAPVTCSLMGMGGFPGQHPFYTGMIGMHGTKASNIGVQKCDLLIAVGARFSDRVTGDTAKFAPHAKVIHIDIDPAEINKNVNVDQDIIGDVKEVLTALNSKLEQQKHEDWMEEIHAIHKKYPLVYPEGLTGQYAVEKLYEVTGGDAIITTEVGQHQMWAAQYYRFKDPRYFITSGGLGTMGYGTGAALGVQAGNMDKTVVNIAGDGSFRMNLNEMITAARYKLPIKVLVLNNSVLGMVRQWQTIFYDQRYSFTHLDDINYDSLADAFGVSCVTISTKEEVEDKLKEALAIDGPVIINCLIHKDEMVYPMVAPGAAIDELMTE
- the ilvN gene encoding acetolactate synthase small subunit, whose product is MHRHVLSVLVSNHSGVLSRVVGLFSRRGYNIDSLSVGETEHPEMSRMTIVARGDDQIIDQIIKQLDKLHDVLYIKELPQNLAVCSELALVKIEASSDTRIEVVGIIDLFDATIVDVATEALTVEITGEKDEIDTFLKMVEPFNIKEMTRTGIIALQKGNADIKEEL
- the ilvC gene encoding ketol-acid reductoisomerase, encoding MAKMFYESDCNLDLLSGKTVAIIGYGSQGHAHARNLKDSGVNVVVGLYEGSKSWAIAQKDGLSVAVAADAAKQADIVMVLLPDETQAEVYKESIAPNLEAGNSLVFAHGFNIHFNQIVPPTDVDVFMVAPKGPGHTVRYQYEEGKGVPCLIAVHQDASGNAQAKALAYAAGIGGARAGILETTFKEETETDLFGEQAVLCGGVSELMKAGFETLVEAGYQPESAYFECVHEMKLIIDLVVQGGLSFMRYSISDTAEFGDYSIGKRIITEDTKKEMKKVLSEIQDGTFANRWILENKAGKPSLKARRRMESEMQVEQVGAELRKMMSWMK
- a CDS encoding DNA topoisomerase III; translation: MKKLIITEKPSVARDIAKVLNIRMRKDGYMEGEDYVITWAVGHLVTLYEPQDYDASLKRWSYQSLPIIPESIKIKPYPQTKKQLSIIQKLCDRKDVDSLICATDSGREGELIFRYIYDYVQSTKPFSRLWISSMTDEAIKEGFEHLKDGKEYNRLYLSAKCRSESDWLVGINATRAYTTLNNTLLSIGRVQTPTLALVVNRYHEIENFKPRDYYEVVVDYGEFKGIWYKDQISDTKIDSLKEAQEIAEKVKGQDGYVIEIEKKNNNQKPPFLYDLTELQRDGNRQYGYTATQVLEYAQNLYEKRKLITYPRTDSRFLSDDMKDTVIKTMYTINVMPYSKAIAPLMNGAKLQLKFTKRIINNSKITDHHAIIPTNKNPENISLSPQEKNIYQLIVKRFIAVFYGDYKFKTTKIMVNVCDETFVSKGKIISDLGWKKLYQKMSDQDEETLPNLKKKDVVHVDETQVQSKQTSPPKPYTEATLLSAMENAGRFVEEEDLKEQLKEAGFGTPATRAGIIERLISVKYIYRKGKSLYPTEKGIKLIQIIPDELKSPEMTGKWERGLTKISQDKLPVEPFMASINRFVAYLVKSAEKSKHLVTFEDDQKRKSNYKIKGKVYGTCPVCGEGKITVNSKAYYCSRFLDGCKFTLWKNALEPYGVLTEAMVEHLLKEQKIESFEFIQPQTKEEKIATLELEPSGRLQLKNVKLKSTSG
- the ilvD gene encoding dihydroxy-acid dehydratase yields the protein MNSDHIKSGIERAPHRSLLKAMGYTDEELKRPLIGIVNSQNDIVPGHIHLETIVNAVKTGVTMAGGTPAQFPAIAVCDGIAMGHKGMHYSLVSRELIADSIETMALAHGFDALVMVPNCDKVVPGMLMAAARVNIPTVIVSGGAMLSLEKDGKHLDLNSVFEAVGSYKAGLIDEEEVLECENNACPTCGSCSGMFTANSMNCLTEVIGMGLPGNGTIPAVYAERVRLAKTAGMKVMEMFEKNIRPRDIMTSEAFRNALTVDMALGCSTNTMLHLPAIAYEAGVKLDLAMANEISQVTPNLCKLAPAGPYHIQDLYAAGGIQAVIKELAKKELVDTSLMTVNGQTIEKNISKAINKDTNVIRPIDNPYSQSGGIAVLRGNIAPDGCVVKKSAVAEQMLQHKGPARVFDSEEEAINAIYSKKIVAGDVVVIRYEGPKGGPGMREMLSPTSALAGMHLDKKVALITDGRFSGATRGAAIGHVSPEAAEGGNIGLVVEGDMISIDILNNSIELEVSDEELSERRKTFVPLEPKIKTGYVARYAKLVTSASTGAVLK
- a CDS encoding MotA/TolQ/ExbB proton channel family protein — protein: MFNNILRNIFGYDMIIILLAVFNGVFIIPRLRKYSNALRKKCQGTVYLPIQLLIAGIQSAKNTRVNIHELQELREKEVMYFHLFGTINSVFPLLGILGTIIGLLRMIGLESTVVMSNFTLALTSTFWGLVFAIIFKAIDGMLAPVFYQNQENLQLLYERIDMAYGEGYVDDQTDK
- the leuB gene encoding 3-isopropylmalate dehydrogenase, encoding MDFKCAVIKGDGIGPDIVDQAIKVLGVVGEKYGHTFSYDEVLAGGAAIDATGHPLPQETIDVCKKSDSVILGAVGGPQWDHLPGDLRPEKALLGLRSALGLYANLRPAVMYKELQAACPIKDEIIGEGLDIMVVRELTGGIYFGERGQGTGENGAFSYDTMMYSEKEVERIARNAFDIAMKRGKKLTSVDKANVLENSRLWRKVVLEVAKDYPEVELNHLYVDNAAMQLVINPKQFDTIVTGNMFGDILSDEASMITGSIGMLPSASLGETKIGMYEPIHGSAPDIAGQDKANPIATVLSMAMMLRYSFDLEAEALAIEKAVERVLAAGYRTGDIMSEGGKLVGTKEMGRLICAEI